The genomic window CACCGATCACAAATCCCCAGATGATGACGTGTGTTGGTACGGGCGCAACTAAAATCTCTTCGATGTTCTTTTGGAATTTTTGTGAAAAGAACGAGGAAGAAACATTTGAATAAGAGCTTGTGATGGCTGACATCATGATCAATCCTGGAACGATAAATTCCATGTAAGAAAAGCCACCCATATCCCCGATCCGTCCACCGATCATTTTTCCGAAGATGATAAAATACAAGGACGTAGTGATCACTGGTGGTACTAAGGTTTGTACCCAGATACGCATATAGCGATTGGTTTCTTTGATTGCTAAACTTTTTAATGCAGTAAAATAAAGATTAAACATTTTCTTTCGTTGCCTCCACATGATAGGTTTCTTCCGTAATTTTCAAGAATAGTTCTTCTAAACGATTGGACTTATTACGCATGGATAATACTTTGATTCCTTGCGCACTTAACTGTTCAAAGATTCCATTCACGCCTTGATTACGCTCTACTTCGACCGCAAGCGTGCGTTCATCTTCTAAAACACTCGTATAGTCAACGATCTCTGGCTTTTTGTCATAAGGTGCTAAGTCAAAGATAAACGTTTCGAATTGCAATTTGGACAGCAATGCTTTCATAGAAGTATTCTCAATCAACTCACCCGATTGGATGATCCCGATATTACGGCAAAGCATTTCTGCTTCTTCCAAATAATGGGTCGTCAAAATGATTGTTGTGCCTGCATTGTTCAACTCACGTAGAAATTCCCACATTTCTCTTCTTAATTCAATATCGACACCTGCTGTCGGTTCATCAAGAATCAATAATTTAGGTTCATGCATCAATGCTCGGGCGATCATCAAACGACGCTTCATCCCACCTGAAAGCATCCGCGCACGAACATTTCGTTTCTCCCATAAATTAGACTGTTTGAGGTATTTCTCACTACGTTTCAATGCTTCGTTACGAGAAACACCATAATAACCCGCTTGATTGACAACGATTTGTTGTACTGTTTCAAACGGATTGAAGTTGAACTCTTGGGGAACTAAACCGATTTGTTGTTTCGCTCGTACTAAATCTATATCCAGATCATAGCCAAATACTTTCACTTTTCCTGAAGTCTTATTCACCAATGAAGTGATGATACCGATCGTTGTCGATTTCCCTGCGCCATTTGGTCCTAGCAGTGCATAAAAGTCACCTTCTTCAACCGTTAGATTGATGCCTCGCAGTGCTTCAACACCTGTCGCATAGATTTTTCTCAAGTCATTTATCTCAAGAGCATTTGTCATTTTTTTTATAACTCTCCTTATTTTGTCTGATTTACTATTTTAGCATGTATTGAGGTTGTGAGAAAGTCGTTCAGCTCCGAGTATCACAGTAAAAAATGAAAAAACCACAAGAAATTCCAGAAAAATATATCTGGCATGCTAGTGGTTTTTTCCCTATCAATGATGTCGTTTAGCTGTTTCCTCTTTGTTTCATATTAGTTCTTATTCAACTACTCGCCATTGGCGATGTTGATCAAAAAAGGCGGCTTCTGCTTGTGCCTCGTCAACGATGGCTTTAGGGTATTTCAGCACATCTAATAAAGCAATGGCATTTCTTGTTTTAGCAGGTCCTTGTTTTAATTTAAAGTCAAAGCTGATCCCTTTTTCAGGCGTTACTTGCTCTTCGAAATGGACATTGGCACAATCTTTCTTCAAGATCTCTGTCAGTTCGATATCGTGTGTTGCAACAAATGCTAACGATGGATAATCACTCAGCCAGTTCACGATTGCTGCCGAAGAAGCAATCCGTTCAATCGTATTTGTGCCTTTCAAAATCTCATCGACAAAGCAATAACAGCGTTCATTAGTTTCCACTTGTTGCAATAAACGCTTGATCGATTTGATTTCTGAAACAAAGTAACTATCGCCTTCAAATAAGTTATCTTCGATCGCCATTGAGGTCAAGACATGACCGGGTTGGAGCGTGAAAGATTCGGCTAAAGCGGTTTGGATCGTTTGCGCTAAAATGCAGTTGATCGCAATACTTTTAACATACGTCGATTTTCCTGAAGCATTCGAGCCTGTGACCAATGTGTTCTGTTGCCAAGCGATTGGATTGACGACTGCCTCTGAAATCAAAGGATGGTACGTATCATCTGCGATGATCCCGCCTTCTGAAACCACTGGTTGGCAGGAATAAGGCATGTACGTGCGATAGTTCAACACCGCCGCTGCCACTTCTAACTCGCCTAATAATTGCCATAGATCGATTGCTTCTTTCGTTTTTTTCTCCAATCGACTAATAACAAAATGATACGAAATAAAAGGTAACATGAACATCATATTCAAATAGTCAAAAAACAACTCCGCTTCCGAGCCATTTTTCACGCGAAACGAAAAGCCGAACTTAGGGATATCTCTCAAAGGATGAACATTTTTTTGCAGTTCCGCTTGCAATGGTGTGGCAAACGTAGCGATTTTTTTCGCCGCAGAAATCGTGGAAACAAGATAGCCCATACTGTTAAGTTCTGTTTCGAGCGTTTGTTTTTTTATCAAATAATAGATCGTATTGAACAATACGCTAACGATTGCGACAAAGATCCCGACCATTTGCCCGAGTAAAAATAGCCCTAAGCCAATGAGCGGTAACATGCCTAAGAAAGCAAACAAACCGATATGACCAATTTTCTTGCTCTTACCATCTGCTAAATATTGTTTGGCAAAATTTCGATCTTTTTTCCCTAGTCGTGCAAATTGATACTGGATCTCTTCTCTCAATTTAGGATTTTCTTGGTAGAAAGTGATTAATTGTTCTAACCGTTGATCGTGTCCAAAATCAAAGTTACGTAGACGTTGGTACAACGCTTCTGAACCTACACTCGAATACGTATGATTGACTGTTTCGAATACTTCAAACATATCCAGATCATACCAAGTCAAATCATCGACTTCGCTATCCCACGTTCGAAACTTTTTTTCTGTCTGCCAAGCTTCTTTTAAGCTTTCCTCCTTATCGAATCGTACTTGATATGGAAGTTTGCCCCACTTGTAACGGACATCGACTCTTAGTTTTCTTCGTGAATTGATTTCTAACGCAACTAAGACTCCGATAAGTCCGACGATAAGAAGGATGATAAATTCTGTTTGACTCATAACTTTTCTCCAATCTATTGAATACTTCAAGTATAGCATTGATTGGAAACATAAATAGAGTTATAAAAAAACTATCCATCTTTTTCATCACAATCACATTAGCTTTAGACACCAATCGATCCCTTCTAAAAGTAGCTTTTCAGTTGCTTCATGTTGTAACCCTTCTGAAAAATGTGCAGGTGTGATGCAAAAGACGCTACCTTTGCCATATTGATGGCGCCAAGCAGCAATCGATTCGCCGGATTGAGAATAGCTGTGCAGGCGAACTTCTGTCTTCGCTTGATCTACCTCCGTGAAGTAGTGTTCGTCCCAAATCTTGTAAGACAGACCCTTTTGATCCCGATAAACGACTTCTGTTGGTTTAGGATGATGAATGAATCGTCCACCTAGCATGTCATGAAAAGTGGAATGGATCGGATAGTTAGATAGTCCTGAATGATGTGCGATCAGACTTCCTCCATTCGCCACATACTCGGTGATCAGCTGATCGTATGTTTCATCTAACCAAACCGCCTGATCTGTTTCTGGCGCTAACCGATTTTCCTTTGAAAGAAGGAATATATCTGGTTGCTCTTGCAAGGCTTTCCTCAGTTGATCAATTGTCAGATCAGTCATCTCTAGTTCTTGTGGAAACTTCTTAACTATTCCCTGAAAATAATCGACTAACTGATCATGTGGATGATAAAAATCGCCTAATAATGTGACTATTTTTTTCATCGAAAAAGCCCTCCTTTCACTCAATCATTCGTGTGTCACTTTTCATACATATGACAGATTTCCTTTGTACATTCATATACTTTACGATAACGTGCATATACCTTTTGATACATTTCAACTTGTTGTGGATCGGGTTGTACTGGCGATTGGTAGGAAACAAAAACCGCTGCGCATTCGTTCAAATCGGCAAACCAGCCACAGCCGACTGCTGCTAACATGGCGGCTCCCAAGCCAGGTCCTTGTTCAGTTGTTAAAGTAACGATCGGGCGATTGAAAATATCTGCCTGCATTTGCAGCCATGCTGGATTTTTGGCGCCGCCACCTACCGAGACGATTTTTTCTATTTTTTGTTGGGTCATTTCCTCCATGATCTCTTGTGAATCCTTTAAAGAGAAGGTGATTCCTTCTAACACGCTGCGGGTAAAGTGTTTCAGTTCGTGTTGCGTATCAATCCCGATAAAGCTTCCTCTGATTTGACTATCACTATAAGGAGTTCGTTCGCCTACGATATAAGGAGTGAACAACAACCCATTACTGCCAGCATCAACGGTTCCTACCTCTGATAATAACTCATTGAATGATAGATTTGGAGCAAAGCGCTGCTTGAACCAGCTCAAGCTGTCGCCCGCCGCTAAGGTCACGCCCATGGAATAGGCTGCCCCTGAGGCATGTTGGAAGAGATGGAGTTTCCCTTGGTAGTCTCTATCCACATTTTTTTCGTATCGAAGAAATACTCCGCTTGTACCGATTGAACACAAGCCTAGACCTTCTTCTAAAATCCCAGCGCCCACAGCGCCACAAGCGTTGTCAGCACCGCCTGCGATCACTTTGATTTGTTTGGTAAATCCGTATCTTTCTTTTAGTTCTTCTTTCAATGTGCCGACTACTTCAGTAGATGCCACTAAAGGAGGTAAGATGTCTGCGTTGATTTCAAAGGTTTCGATGATTTCTTCATCCCACTGCTTGGTTTCTTGATTCAACAGTAGCGTTCCAGCCGCATCCGAATAATCCATATGATACGAGCCGGTCAACCAGAATCGTAAATAATCTTTTGGCAATTGGATCTGTTTGACCTTTTCCCAAACTGTTGGTTCATGTTCTTGGACCCATAGGATTTTAGGGAGCGTAAAGCCTTCTAATGCTTTGTTTTTTGTTTGTTGAAGCAACTTATCTCCTATGGTTTCAGTGATTCTTTGGCATTGCGTGGTCGTTCGTACGTCATTCCATAAAATAGCTGGTCTTAGAACTTGGTCTGCTTCATCCAATAATACTAAGCTGTGCATCTGTCCAGAAAAGCTGATGCCTACTAGTTCATCTTTGAAATCAGTCACTTGTTCTACCAATTCTTTTATCACCTGATCTGCTGCTTTGAGCCAGTCCGCTGGTTGTTGCTCGCTATAACCCATTTGTGGATTACTCATAGGATAAGAAGCAACTGCTTCTCCCACTAGTTGCCCTTTTTGATCAAACACTAAGCCTTTCAATGCACTTGTTCCTAAGTCTAAACCTAATACATACATCGTTGATTTTCCTTTCTAATTTAAACAAGTGAAAGAAACAGTCTGCTCCTTGAAGTCACCGCCTGTTTCTTTCCATTGATCATATACGTATTTTATTCTGTTTCGTCCGTACTTTCTGTTTCGTCCTCTTCGACAGAGTCGGTTTTCACTTTACTTTTTTCTTTTCCATATTCTTCTAAGTCTTCGGCTAACACGTAGTTGACATCGATTGGAATGGTTGCATCAATCGTTTCTCCGTCAATGGCTTTCACTAGATTCTCAATGACTTGATAACCAATTTGGTAGGCATCTTGGTCAACGATGGCTGTAATTCGTTCATCCGCCACACCTCTTAACCAAGTATCCGTATAATCAAACCCGTAATGAAGAACCTGTCCTGCTTTTCCTTGCGATTCTAGCGCGCTCATTACCCCTACGTTCGGGCCTTCAGAACCTAAAGAAAAGACAGTGACTAAATCTCTATTCGCTGCAATATAGCCTTCTAATTGTTTTTTCGATTCTGATGGTTGGTCGTTATCTTGAATAGTGGCTAAAAAGTTAAAGTTTTCAGCATCTGGTCCATAGACCTCTGCAAAGCCTTCTTTCAATCCTTTTTCGCGATCGATCATTGTCGGTTGTGCAACGTCCACACAAACAATCGCGATCGAACCACCGGTGATCCCTTTTGCCTTCATTTCTTCTGCTGCACGTAATCCCAATTCTTTCCCAGCTGAAACGTTGTCCGTACCAACATAAGCTGTCCGATCTTCTGGATTTTCTAAATCGGCATCAAACGTAATGACAGGAATGCCTTTATCCATTGCCTCCTTGATCGGATCGACGAATGCTTTTTTCTCAATCGGTGCAATCGCGATCCCTGCGGCGTTTTTAGCAACCGCTTCTCTGATAAAGCCGATATGCTTTTCTTTCTTACTTGGTTCAGCAGAAGGTGAAGTTTTCGTAACCAATGTATAGCCTAGTTCTGCCGCGGCATCTTCTGCTCCTTTTTTCATCGGGTTCCAATAAGCACCTGTATCTACGATCGGGATGAAGTACAACGTCTTTTCACTGTCAGCATCGGCGGAATCACTTGAACTACACCCTGTACCAACTAATAATAACGCAACAAACATACTAATGATCCAAAATGATTTTTTAAACATGGTCTTTTCGCTCCTTTGATTGTAATTAAGACTGACGACTTGCTCGACGTTTCAAATAATCAATGATGATTGCTAAAATAATGACTAGTCCGGTGACGGTATCTTGCAAGAATGAATTTACACCCATCAAGGTCAAGCCATTTTTAAATACTTGCAAGGTTAAGATACCTGCAACTGCACCGCCGATCGTACCGATCCCACCGCTAAATGATGTACCGCCCATGATAGCTGCTGCCATCGCGAACAAGTCTAACCCATTCGCGTCTTTGGAAGCGCCACCATTTAAGTTTGAAACGATCAACAGACCAGCGATTGCCGCTAACATTCCTTCAATCATAAACATTTTGATAATATGCTTGTCAGTATCTATCCCAGATAGCCTAGCCGCCTCTTGATTTGAGCCTACGACATAGGTATATCTTCCTAAACGCGTATTTTTCATCACAAAAGCAAATACGACGATAACGATTAGAAAAATCAACGCATTACTTTTGAACATATTTGTACCGATCGGTGTTTTAGCCAATTGATTGAACCAAGCATTTTCTGAGCCGATAAACTGTTCATCTGTGAAAAATCCCAACATCCCTTTGATGACGTAGCTTGTTCCTAATGTCAGAATAAATGAGGGTAAATCAAATTTTTTGATCAATAAAGCATTCATGGCTCCTAACAACGCGCCAGTCAGCAAGGCGAGAAGCACAACGAGTGGCGCAGGCATTCCTTGATTTGCCGCATATAAACCGATCATTCCTGCTGCCATCCCGACATACCCGATGGATAGATCAACATAACCGCAAATCAAGATCATCGCATAAGCAACAGTCAAAATCCCTACCGGTGGGATTTGTTGGAAGAAATTTTCAATGTTGAAG from Enterococcus sp. DIV1094 includes these protein-coding regions:
- a CDS encoding MutS-related protein produces the protein MSQTEFIILLIVGLIGVLVALEINSRRKLRVDVRYKWGKLPYQVRFDKEESLKEAWQTEKKFRTWDSEVDDLTWYDLDMFEVFETVNHTYSSVGSEALYQRLRNFDFGHDQRLEQLITFYQENPKLREEIQYQFARLGKKDRNFAKQYLADGKSKKIGHIGLFAFLGMLPLIGLGLFLLGQMVGIFVAIVSVLFNTIYYLIKKQTLETELNSMGYLVSTISAAKKIATFATPLQAELQKNVHPLRDIPKFGFSFRVKNGSEAELFFDYLNMMFMLPFISYHFVISRLEKKTKEAIDLWQLLGELEVAAAVLNYRTYMPYSCQPVVSEGGIIADDTYHPLISEAVVNPIAWQQNTLVTGSNASGKSTYVKSIAINCILAQTIQTALAESFTLQPGHVLTSMAIEDNLFEGDSYFVSEIKSIKRLLQQVETNERCYCFVDEILKGTNTIERIASSAAIVNWLSDYPSLAFVATHDIELTEILKKDCANVHFEEQVTPEKGISFDFKLKQGPAKTRNAIALLDVLKYPKAIVDEAQAEAAFFDQHRQWRVVE
- a CDS encoding ThuA domain-containing protein; the protein is MKKIVTLLGDFYHPHDQLVDYFQGIVKKFPQELEMTDLTIDQLRKALQEQPDIFLLSKENRLAPETDQAVWLDETYDQLITEYVANGGSLIAHHSGLSNYPIHSTFHDMLGGRFIHHPKPTEVVYRDQKGLSYKIWDEHYFTEVDQAKTEVRLHSYSQSGESIAAWRHQYGKGSVFCITPAHFSEGLQHEATEKLLLEGIDWCLKLM
- a CDS encoding ABC transporter ATP-binding protein, with the protein product MTNALEINDLRKIYATGVEALRGINLTVEEGDFYALLGPNGAGKSTTIGIITSLVNKTSGKVKVFGYDLDIDLVRAKQQIGLVPQEFNFNPFETVQQIVVNQAGYYGVSRNEALKRSEKYLKQSNLWEKRNVRARMLSGGMKRRLMIARALMHEPKLLILDEPTAGVDIELRREMWEFLRELNNAGTTIILTTHYLEEAEMLCRNIGIIQSGELIENTSMKALLSKLQFETFIFDLAPYDKKPEIVDYTSVLEDERTLAVEVERNQGVNGIFEQLSAQGIKVLSMRNKSNRLEELFLKITEETYHVEATKENV
- a CDS encoding sugar ABC transporter substrate-binding protein, which produces MFKKSFWIISMFVALLLVGTGCSSSDSADADSEKTLYFIPIVDTGAYWNPMKKGAEDAAAELGYTLVTKTSPSAEPSKKEKHIGFIREAVAKNAAGIAIAPIEKKAFVDPIKEAMDKGIPVITFDADLENPEDRTAYVGTDNVSAGKELGLRAAEEMKAKGITGGSIAIVCVDVAQPTMIDREKGLKEGFAEVYGPDAENFNFLATIQDNDQPSESKKQLEGYIAANRDLVTVFSLGSEGPNVGVMSALESQGKAGQVLHYGFDYTDTWLRGVADERITAIVDQDAYQIGYQVIENLVKAIDGETIDATIPIDVNYVLAEDLEEYGKEKSKVKTDSVEEDETESTDETE
- the xylB gene encoding xylulokinase gives rise to the protein MYVLGLDLGTSALKGLVFDQKGQLVGEAVASYPMSNPQMGYSEQQPADWLKAADQVIKELVEQVTDFKDELVGISFSGQMHSLVLLDEADQVLRPAILWNDVRTTTQCQRITETIGDKLLQQTKNKALEGFTLPKILWVQEHEPTVWEKVKQIQLPKDYLRFWLTGSYHMDYSDAAGTLLLNQETKQWDEEIIETFEINADILPPLVASTEVVGTLKEELKERYGFTKQIKVIAGGADNACGAVGAGILEEGLGLCSIGTSGVFLRYEKNVDRDYQGKLHLFQHASGAAYSMGVTLAAGDSLSWFKQRFAPNLSFNELLSEVGTVDAGSNGLLFTPYIVGERTPYSDSQIRGSFIGIDTQHELKHFTRSVLEGITFSLKDSQEIMEEMTQQKIEKIVSVGGGAKNPAWLQMQADIFNRPIVTLTTEQGPGLGAAMLAAVGCGWFADLNECAAVFVSYQSPVQPDPQQVEMYQKVYARYRKVYECTKEICHMYEK
- a CDS encoding ABC transporter permease, which produces MEKRNKLTIKSLFMNYSVYLVLIALILYFSIANADFLSTFNIENFFQQIPPVGILTVAYAMILICGYVDLSIGYVGMAAGMIGLYAANQGMPAPLVVLLALLTGALLGAMNALLIKKFDLPSFILTLGTSYVIKGMLGFFTDEQFIGSENAWFNQLAKTPIGTNMFKSNALIFLIVIVVFAFVMKNTRLGRYTYVVGSNQEAARLSGIDTDKHIIKMFMIEGMLAAIAGLLIVSNLNGGASKDANGLDLFAMAAAIMGGTSFSGGIGTIGGAVAGILTLQVFKNGLTLMGVNSFLQDTVTGLVIILAIIIDYLKRRASRQS